The Cotesia glomerata isolate CgM1 linkage group LG9, MPM_Cglom_v2.3, whole genome shotgun sequence region CCATCACTTGACATCATGTCAACTTTTCCATCACTTGACATCATGATGTCAATTTTTACGTCATTTTCCATCATGATGTCAACTTTTACATCACTTGACATCACGATGTCAATTTTTCCATCACTTGACATCATGATGTCAACTTTTACATCACTTAATATCATAAtgtcaaaattgatattactgtatttctacaatgtaatttaaaaaatatcatggtATTTTTACATCATGACATCACATTTTACATCATGACTTCATGGCTTTTGAAGGTagttttagaataaaaaataataaagaattgttaCCTGACAAATCTGTAGAGTaccatgataaaaaattttgtagtaCTTGatcgtaaaaaattattgctatCACTCTTGATACCCCCCATTGATCGGTAAAACAGAATTGTCACTAAAAGTCCACTGTAataaagtaagaaaaatttatctaaggtaagtttattgtaaaaaatagttatttataaagttaaataaaaataaattacctaataaagaaaaaagtgTCAACGGAAAAGGTAGCGTTGCTAATAGTCTGGAACATAAAATTCCTTTCAGTGACTGTGCGTAAGGTCTTGTTCTCTGAAATAACACGGTGAAAGGCGGAATTTAGACTTTCTAACGTTAAAACTCTGATAAATATTCTCATATATTATTTCTTggttatttttgttttgataCTAATTTTGAGAATACGAAAACAACCGACTGAtggtattaataattaagtgaataaatttataaacttaccAGCAATTGAGAATACTTGCAGGTAAGTGTGAACCAATATGACCCATCCTAGAGAAAGGACTCGTAGTCCATGGAGACAAGTCAAGTTGTCGCGGGCAGCAGGGTCAGTGGAAAGAATTTTTGAGCCATTGTCTATTGGGCTGAATGATAAGAGGCATTTCATCCAAAATCCTAAGAAATTATGAATATTAGGGttcaattttccaaaaaaactcGATAATAATGTTGTGTATAACATCATGACATCACGTTCGACATCGTGACATCACACGACATCACAGAATTACCCATACTATCAAAAAATTACGTAATGGTATGAACAATGACATCATGATGTCATAATTTACATCCTGATATCACATATGGATTCATGACATCACTTTCTGAATCAAATATTACATTATGATGTAAAAAATGATGtaaaattttccattaaatGTTCCATCATGATGTCTAAAATAATATGATGTCATTATTACATCACTTTTTCCATCAAACATTGACATCACGATGTCAAAAATGACATCACATCTTATTGACATCATGATGTCAAAAATTACATCAGATCGTATTGACATCATGATATCAAAAATTACATAACATCTTATTGACATCATGATGTCaaaatttacatcatgatGTCAAAATTTACATCACGTCATATTGGCATCATGATGTCAAAATTCACATCATGATGTCaaaatttacatcatgatGTCAAAATTTACATCACGTCATATTGACATCATGATGTCAAAAATGACatcacaaataatttttttagtaaaaaaataaaaattaaattaaatcaccTTTAGTTTTacgatttttcttattaatattatcatcaAGATGAAAATCCCGAtgattttgaattttcccaatataatttctattatCCTGTACAACAGTAACTTGTTGGTCGTCTGAAAAGTTTTTGTTTACATATGTCGAAGCAcgttcattattattactccCTGGAGCTGTTGATTCAATGTCTGGGTCTTCTGTTAGCCGACGATAATCATATACTGTTGCGATTAGCATTAGTAGCGCTATTACTCCGCCTACTCCTCTGAAAAGGACAAACAAACAACTattatcatcaattattataattggaTATCAATTTCTgtataaagattaaaaaaaaattatacatcaAGTAGTTCTTGGTTTTGCCGCTAGGTGGCGATATGGCGCATTTTTTCTCGCTTGCAGAAACTTCGAACGaaaattatatgataaaaattaaatttttttataaaatcacttCTTACTTAATCGGCGATGTAAACTTTCCGATTTCGTGATTTTATAACATAATTTAATCGATCTTTTTGGGCATCAAATGAAAGTTaacactaaaataataaataatgcaaTTACTGCATAACATATAGAAAATATTCAACTGTAAAGACTCGTGCGCGTGAAAGTTCACTTATTGCATTCCACAATCCAAatagtcgaaaaaaaaattggtaaaatttcttcaatgcactttaattaaaaaaaaaaaaaaaaaaaattattttataattttattcgagTGTGACGGTGCGTAAAAAATCGATTTGTGATAATgccttgtgaatttttttttttcggtgtttaCGCTCAAGGGCGGGAAACGAGAAGGGGGTGGTGCGGGTGAATAGAGACGTATGACAAGTATCATCCACAAAAAAGGGATTTAGACAGAAACTCAGTCAGATCCGATTATAAAGATTATTGTTtcactaaaatattttatcatattaatataaaaaggatatgaaatttttacaacaaaaaatttatatagtcaggaaaattttttttcgttgaaagcttgtggaaatttatttgatttattctatcttgatttattataaaagctcatgaaatatttgtaacattcaatttttttagtttattgagtgtttttattcatgaataaaaaaaaacaattttttttattttatacaagcTTCGACTCAAGTTTCTGCAAGCGAGAAAAAAATCTACTCATCGCCACCTAGCGGTAAAACCAAggactatttaattatttatcgccaaaaaaagttttttttaatcatacttgtaaaaataataaaaaacaattattaaaatttttttgggccTTATTTCGGATTTTGGGCCTTATAACAGAATTGGCCTTAATGTAAAAGTAATCCTTACTTTTATAGAATTTagttcaaataataaaaattttaatgaaaaaaaaatcttgaaatttGGGCCTTATTTTCTATCTGGGTCTTATAATGTATTTTGGGCCTTATATTGAatcaaatttacatttttttaatttatttaacactaaaatCCTAATAAAagcctaaaaaaattttgggtcTTATGTCTTATTTTTGGGCCTTATGAGGTTAATGAGCCTTAAACTGCCACATCTATTGCCCATTATTCcctaatttgatttttttttaaataaatacatccTGGTTCAAAGTCTCTGCTAGCGAGAAAAAATCCACCAAATCGCCACCTATCGGTAAAACCAAGAACTAACaaactaaattataaaattacatcaGTGCAACATtcaaacattaaaataatcttACTTAACTTCTCTGCGACTTcacaacaaattaaataactctTAAACTAATTAAACAAGTCCCACTTtcgcaataaaattaaaattaaaatcatttccccttaacaaattaaatttacagtgGGTATAATTTATTGCAACTAATTCATCTCCGTAGAAAAAATTGCGCAATAATTATTGTCTTTACATGCAACAAAATTACAACATACTCTTAAGAAATAAGTTACTTGCACTTACTGGGTCATATTTCACAtacaatcaataataattaataattattattgcaagTCAATCACTTACCCAAGAATATATAATTTCGAATCATTCCAGACCGAGTAGTCACTAGAGGGCACTGGCTTCACTGTAACAATTGTGATTTTTGGACCATGGGGCCCGTGAGTCCCATTTCCAAGCCTTTCAACCCGTTCTACGCTTGTCCTTAACATCGAGCCTAAGGAAATTCGGTCGCAGGTTGCAGGTAAACATAGTCCTAAGAATATTTGACGAGTCTGAAAGTAATAAATCGTTAGAATTCTGATTTTTCTTAAgggaatttttattctaaaaataagaCATATCATAGAGACcgtttttataagaatttgatttttcgtcaattttattttaaatttttcttccttaAGTGCagagtttacaagatacagcaatttaaaaaaaatttttttttccgaaaaCACCCATAAGTAAATTAGCTGTATCGCTATCTCCTAAACAATTCGTTTTTTTTGTATGGTCataaggaccttttttgtagaggaCTAAAAATAAAGTAGACTTTGccttagatttttttttgtaaaaccaACCGTTTAGGACTTAAAaccatttgaaaattttttttgcatcgTTTTAAAGAATCTTACATTAAAATGATTAGACATCTAATTATCTCCTAAATGGTTCATTTTTTTGGTATGGTTGTaaggactttttttgtagaggaccaaaaataaaatagactttacctaaaagttttttttgtaaaaccaACCGTTTAAGACTTAGAagcatttgaaaaatttttttggattttttttaaatcctatcataaaaatgattatagaTATAATTATCTCCTAAacggttcattttttttgtatggtcataaggactttttttgtaggggaccaaaaataaaatagactTTACCTAAgagttttttttgtaaaaccaACCGTTTAAGACTTAGAagcatttgaaaaatttttttgcatcgTTTTAAAGAATCTTACATTAAAATGATTAGACATCTAATTATCTCCTAAATGGTTCATTTTTTTGGTATGGTCATaaggactttttttgtaggggaccaaaaataaaatagactTTACCTAAgagttttttttgtaaaaccaACCGTTTAAGACTTAGAagcatttgaaaaatttttttggatcgtTTTAAAAAATCCTACATTAAAATGATTGTCTCCTAAATGGTTCATTGTTTTTggtacgataaaaaaatatatttcttacGGAAGGTTCAATATTGCGTGGAAATGACAACCCAATTCGGACAACATGaaacttaattaaatatgGCGGTAACTCgttattagaaataattggATTTATCGGACTGATACCATCCTCGTCAGTGGTATTCAATTCTTTGCAGAGGGAGCTGGAGCCGAGCCAGAATCCATTTCCAAAGTGAAACTGTGAATTGTATCGGCCGCTTGCGTCTAACACtgtaaacaataattaatgattaaatgcAGGTCAACGTTTGAGAGGACGttgatgaataaaatataatatatggaGACAATTCTTCAGGACAATTGTTAGACCGTTAATAACTTTTCGTAATAAGAGAAAATGCTGTTTCACTTGCCGGGCAACAATAATACTTATATATTGGCAACACACATCcgaggatttaataaataactaacgCTCGCGAATGTAACTCGACTACCGTGTCAGCCGGTGCATATATACACTTAGTATCCACTTTCTACTTCGTTATGCACTTTACATAACTGGCAATGAACCTTCAATCGAACTCTCATCTtccatttttctttttttacaatttcttttTACTTTTACACCGTTATTACTTTGGGCcttatcattaaatattcaatctTTTCAGTAGGTAGTTGTTATTTCCCCGTCTGGGTCAAGAAAtttcattacaatttttttttgttttgggccttatttttactctttttagactttattgtaaaattgggccttaaattaattttgaacgttttgtataaaataaaaattttatttttgggaTCCATATTAAAATTGGGccttatttgtatttttgggCCTTATTGCAAAATTGGgccttaaattaaattttcatccttttgtataaaatcaaaattttattttgggattaatgataaaattgggccttatttttaaaaaatgagttatattttttctaaataccAATGATGTCAAAATTGGAACTTAACTTGGAATTGGGCCTTATTAAATGGGCCTTAAATTGGGCCTTGTATTAGAGTTGTGGCttgtttgtaattttcaaataaaattaactttgcTTTTGGgtcttattattaaaaatgggCCTTATTGGTGAAATTTGGGACCTATTCATAATTTCTGACCCAAAAttggtaattttaaattctggGCCTTATTTGTTGCAATTTttgatgtaaattttaatttttaaaattgggccctataaaattttcctctcagtttaaataaaattacaacacTAATAAAAACCTGATTACTAATTACTCTTGCAAAACCTCAATCTGATTACATACGCAATTAAAATGTCGCAATCTCACTTATCGCCAccacgataaaaaaaataaaaaaaataaaaaaaatctcactAACTCTTAGCAGCCCAAAGTTTTCCATCCCTCAGCGAATTGATGAACAATTCCATATCTTTGAGACACTGGGGTGTCAATTTTCCGGGAATTCGGTGCCATCTTAACGGATCGTATATATCATTCAACCACTGAATACTGTTAGCGTTAAGCTCAAATTTATCTTTAGAAAACTCAAGATCTCGATCACTGACACCATCAGTCTCATTTTTGTCATTGACAATCTTCAAATAAGTCTTCCAATCCGACTCTGGATTATTTTTACTGAAAGCCAGCAGCCGATCTCTCAAAACTTCGGTTTTTACATCATCACTTTTGTCATCAACTTTAAAATCACTTGTAGATCTAAGTGTCGTAGATTTGGGCCTGCTGAGCCTTAAAATATTCGACTTTGGATCGTCAGACCCGgaaaaattaaccaaaatTAAGACTAACAGGAACTTCAGGTTATGGGCCATGGTCACGaggaatataaatatttcggAAAAACACTTTTTGTACTCTTGagtcacattttttttaaaaagccTTGAGAGTTTAAGTCAACGGTTATTCACGCACTGAATCCAGCGAAACCGGCAAGATTTGTGGTGGTTACTCGTGAGTGGATATCCCTTTCTCCAAGTTATGTCGCAACAAGATTAACGAGTAGTTTATGGAATccgaataaaaatagtttcactgtaaaaaaaatcgcgccaagtccacgttcagaaaactattaagaaaaaaaaatttcttatttctttacaaaaagatataaaataaaaaaataaaaaaattcaagtaaccgatatgattgtatttgattttcggaaattaaaaaaaattttattgtaaatttgaaaattaaaaaaaaaattttggaacgtatttagtgtgcgtggttgcaaaatattttacttttaatgaaatttgtaaaatctatttactaggacattaaaaaaattgaaatacacaatgacgcacaccaagtacgttccaaaattttttttttaattttcaaatttacaataaaattttttttaatttccgaaaatcaaatacaatcatatcggttacttgaatttttttattttatatctttttgtaaagaaataagaaatttttttttcttaatagtcttatgaacctgtttttgttcggattttagtattttttgtaattataataaaaatttacaattggtaccaacttaaatctcgggttggctgcattttttatagcaaactatcctcttgaagctacagtttatgtaaagacaattccagcgcaccctggcggatatagatgcaagctgtgaaatgtatttttttaactgtagtttcccatctactggaagattaccatgcattcttgaattatttagtctgtggcatgtcactttttacatagaaaaaaagtcatagaaatttttgagcttgctatagtttgtgctgataaaatttaataatttcaagtagattaattattataattgaatataattaattaatatcagtaaaataaagcatgaattactgttataatatgaaatttaggaacaagaagtaccgtagaattaaataaaattttgcaacctcaaaataccgttctgcttacagtaaacatagtcggtagtctggcgttccgtttacaacggatttgaacggaacttggcgccagattctaccgaatatgtggattatcatttttatcatgagtttcataaaattttaattattatgtgTAAAAAAAcggtttgataaatttttgacaTCACGGTTGACATCATgacatcaatatttttattgagacATCATTAATGTgatcatttcatttttattgacatCATGACATCATTGTGATGTCATATGACATCACTTATGCCATTACGATGTCATATAACTCTACTTTGACATCAtgacatcattttttcatcaaatgacattaatattgttattatgacAACACTAATgtcattatttcatttttattgacatCATTAATGCCATCATGACATCATTGGTCATTGTGATGTCGTATGACATCACTTATGCTATCATGATGTCATAGAACATAACTTTGACATCACTAATGCCATTATAACATCATTGATGTCATTGTGATGTCGTACGACATCACTTAGGATATCATGATGTCATAAAAACATAACTAATATTATcacttcatttttattgacatCGTTAATGCCATCATGTCATCATTGATGTCATTGTGATGTCGTATGACATCACTTATACTATCACGATGTAATAGGACATCACTTTGACATCATTATATCATAGAACATGACTTTGACATCATGAAATCACTTTTTCCATCGCATGAAATTAGTATTTTCATTGTGACATTACTAATatcattatttcattttttattgacatCGTTAATGCCATCATTGATGTCATTGTGATGTCGTATGACATCACTTATACTATCATGATGTCATAGGAGATATCATTTTGACATGATGATGTCATATGACTTCCCTTTTACATCATGATGTCATATGAATTCTTTTTTACATCATGATGTCATATGACATCACGATGGCATATAATAAGCATTACAACATGATGTCATATGATTTTACTTTTACATCATGATGTCATATGACATCACTTCGACATCTTTTTGACATCATGATGTCAGTTGACATCACTTTTACATCATGATGTCATAGCATAACATTACTTTTTCCATCATTACATCATTTGACATCATTTCTATCactttaatgacaaaaaaatttttttttcaaaatccatctattaaaaaaaaaattgaatatatgTCAGAATGTGTGTCGCGAATAAAGATAAGAGACATCATCAGATTATCCGACACACCTCAACAATACATTTGACGTACATTAAACCCATGACATCGGACACGTTGACGCAAGTAATCTACTCGAGAGAAGAGAAGGACACCTAATCAGTAAACCACTTTAAACCGGTAAAAGCTTCTAGCTCCTTCATCCACTAGCTGCTAAAAATGACACTCTTTATCCATCTATTCATATTTCTGTACCCAGTTTCCAatacgattaaaaaaaaaacactcgCCGGTTTTTATTACGTAACAAAGCTTTCTATCCGCCACGGAAATCATTGATCTTGCagacatatattttatatataaacacGGAAGTTAACgatgcaatttaaaaaaaaaaaaaggggcaaaagttcaaaaaatttaatttttcccagacttattaatttatttaatttttaaatcaccGGAATGTTATGCTCGCTTTTATCACGGAAGGGAAAGTTGATTTATCGATCACCAACTTTTTGCACTTGTCTAATCACGTGTGTGTTAACCAAGTGGGAAATTTCTTACGCTTGaggtatatatttaaataaacttttttttagcgGGAGCGCTAGTAAATTTGCTTACCGACAGTCGAGTGGTTGTTGTCGGTCGATAAAAATTACCGAAATATCAAGGAATTTCGggtttaatacaaaaattttttactgtaaagTGTATTTTTAGCTACCAAGGATGATTTTTCCGTGAAAAATCCGGAAAATTAGACAAATTTTCGGGTAAATTTTCGTAGACTTGAAGTATgaactttcattttttcacgTAAAAGTCAGGATGGCCGAGCGGTCTAAGGCGCTGCGTTCAGGTCGCAGTCCACATTGtgggcgtgggttcgaatcccactTCTGAcaagtttatttttgaaaaaaaaaaataaatttttttttgtatgaacatcaatgtttattttattttcttatgactacctaaaaattaaacattttatcgGTATTATTATCACAGATTTCTATCTTAGTACCTCAGAGATTTTTACGATCGTATTAACACAATAATAAACACTAAATGCTCTTAAGTACCTACTTTGATGACTTTCTGGCTTTTGAGACCATGAATGCATTCCCTTATTTTCCTCAACCTGGACACTCGTCTGGTTcaacttaaatattttccgTTGCTActttcccttttttttttttttttggcttggAAAaggagttttatttttaaactttttacattcgtatataaataagtaataaagcccttaattataaaacttaaTCTATAATATTTTCAGTATGAATTGACGTGCTTAACAACTTactataattgaaaaaatatataatttttcttagatatttttagttttctcttaatataattaattaaattattaaatttggatATTTGGTgcaatggaaaaattttaaatgataaaaaaacctttttcttttttataaatccacggtctaattagcaatttgtcttactttttattttttagagggtgattttttaacattgtagcaataatccaattataaattatttgaatgattcaaacctaaatattatatctttattagatattaatgatattaaatggctttttaaagtgataataaattat contains the following coding sequences:
- the LOC123271400 gene encoding nose resistant to fluoxetine protein 6-like isoform X3, encoding MLDASGRYNSQFHFGNGFWLGSSSLCKELNTTDEDGISPINPIISNNELPPYLIKFHVVRIGLSFPRNIEPSTRQIFLGLCLPATCDRISLGSMLRTSVERVERLGNGTHGPHGPKITIVTVKPVPSSDYSVWNDSKLYILGGVGGVIALLMLIATVYDYRRLTEDPDIESTAPGSNNNERASTYVNKNFSDDQQVTVVQDNRNYIGKIQNHRDFHLDDNINKKNRKTKGFWMKCLLSFSPIDNGSKILSTDPAARDNLTCLHGLRVLSLGWVILVHTYLQVFSIAENKTLRTVTERNFMFQTISNATFSVDTFFFISGLLVTILFYRSMGGIKSDSNNFLRSSTTKFFIMVLYRFVRLTPAYLFVLGINELAIKQAQATTVFSPVIIDQVTCEKFWWRNALYLNSLFPRSEMCMLWSWYMANDTQFYVLGILLLLLSVKYFKAVSVAVVLLIVSSWFTTFTVAYSNDYIARIQEPFALFDELYDKPWLRAGPYFIGTITGWMLFKTNCKLHTPGWAKIIGWIISSGIMLAVVYGLYPGNMTVTVSSLYAALGHTAWALAVSFIVVQCCTGSAAIVNSFLSLRLIYPMSRLTYCAYLVHPVIMMITSMQMDGPLHIHNGLVLTVYFGNFVASYLMSFCISLALEAPVVNLLKIAFASNKRSVNR
- the LOC123271400 gene encoding nose resistant to fluoxetine protein 6-like isoform X2, coding for MHSWSQKPESHQMLDASGRYNSQFHFGNGFWLGSSSLCKELNTTDEDGISPINPIISNNELPPYLIKFHVVRIGLSFPRNIEPSTRQIFLGLCLPATCDRISLGSMLRTSVERVERLGNGTHGPHGPKITIVTVKPVPSSDYSVWNDSKLYILGGVGGVIALLMLIATVYDYRRLTEDPDIESTAPGSNNNERASTYVNKNFSDDQQVTVVQDNRNYIGKIQNHRDFHLDDNINKKNRKTKGFWMKCLLSFSPIDNGSKILSTDPAARDNLTCLHGLRVLSLGWVILVHTYLQVFSIAENKTLRTVTERNFMFQTISNATFSVDTFFFISGLLVTILFYRSMGGIKSDSNNFLRSSTTKFFIMVLYRFVRLTPAYLFVLGINELAIKQAQATTVFSPVIIDQVTCEKFWWRNALYLNSLFPRSEMCMLWSWYMANDTQFYVLGILLLLLSVKYFKAVSVAVVLLIVSSWFTTFTVAYSNDYIARIQEPFALFDELYDKPWLRAGPYFIGTITGWMLFKTNCKLHTPGWAKIIGWIISSGIMLAVVYGLYPGNMTVTVSSLYAALGHTAWALAVSFIVVQCCTGSAAIVNSFLSLRLIYPMSRLTYCAYLVHPVIMMITSMQMDGPLHIHNGLVLTVYFGNFVASYLMSFCISLALEAPVVNLLKIAFASNKRSVNR
- the LOC123271400 gene encoding nose resistant to fluoxetine protein 6-like isoform X1 — encoded protein: MAHNLKFLLVLILVNFSGSDDPKSNILRLSRPKSTTLRSTSDFKVDDKSDDVKTEVLRDRLLAFSKNNPESDWKTYLKIVNDKNETDGVSDRDLEFSKDKFELNANSIQWLNDIYDPLRWHRIPGKLTPQCLKDMELFINSLRDGKLWAAKMLDASGRYNSQFHFGNGFWLGSSSLCKELNTTDEDGISPINPIISNNELPPYLIKFHVVRIGLSFPRNIEPSTRQIFLGLCLPATCDRISLGSMLRTSVERVERLGNGTHGPHGPKITIVTVKPVPSSDYSVWNDSKLYILGGVGGVIALLMLIATVYDYRRLTEDPDIESTAPGSNNNERASTYVNKNFSDDQQVTVVQDNRNYIGKIQNHRDFHLDDNINKKNRKTKGFWMKCLLSFSPIDNGSKILSTDPAARDNLTCLHGLRVLSLGWVILVHTYLQVFSIAENKTLRTVTERNFMFQTISNATFSVDTFFFISGLLVTILFYRSMGGIKSDSNNFLRSSTTKFFIMVLYRFVRLTPAYLFVLGINELAIKQAQATTVFSPVIIDQVTCEKFWWRNALYLNSLFPRSEMCMLWSWYMANDTQFYVLGILLLLLSVKYFKAVSVAVVLLIVSSWFTTFTVAYSNDYIARIQEPFALFDELYDKPWLRAGPYFIGTITGWMLFKTNCKLHTPGWAKIIGWIISSGIMLAVVYGLYPGNMTVTVSSLYAALGHTAWALAVSFIVVQCCTGSAAIVNSFLSLRLIYPMSRLTYCAYLVHPVIMMITSMQMDGPLHIHNGLVLTVYFGNFVASYLMSFCISLALEAPVVNLLKIAFASNKRSVNR